A portion of the Lolium rigidum isolate FL_2022 chromosome 1, APGP_CSIRO_Lrig_0.1, whole genome shotgun sequence genome contains these proteins:
- the LOC124686738 gene encoding transcription factor MYBS3-like isoform X1, with product MPQDSRPPGMRLFGVTIAPAPALQSDHPDRDPSPNPPVAVREDVMRKCKSMGNLAALASGSGDVGGAGDGYLSDGGLLQSSGKRRRAQDRKKAVPWTEEEHRTFLAGLEKLGKGDWRGIAKNFVTTRTPTQVASHAQKYFLRQTNPNKKKRRSSLFDMMASDLSPAPNCPILPPTMAKYHEMVAMTKQLQNSSLEGISSSNAAPQVSRDLPPPVPSFKATNVDTSFSKMNHMGCFSRIPVLFRPVPVVAEGTLPSPPASASITAPIFQANPTLCTSVFLIPRSDPQAERPAENKDLELTVGPPSQQNMTNISSQNAVGVIQVV from the exons ATGCCTCAAGATTCGCGCCCACCCGGGATGCGCCTCTTCGGCGTCACCattgcgccggcgccggcgctgcaGTCGGATCACCCCGACCGGGATCCGAGCCCCAACCCACCGGTGGCGGTGAGGGAGGACGTGATGCGCAAGTGCAAGAGCATGGGCAACCTGGCCGCCCTCGCCTCCGGCTCCGGGGACGTTGGGGGCGCCGGCGACGGGTACCTCTCCGACGGCGGGCTGCTTCAGTCATCCGGCAAGCGGCGGAGGGCGCAGGATAGGAAGAAAG CTGTTCCTTGGACTGAAGAAGAGCATAGGACATTTCTTGCTGGTCTTGAGAAGCTAGGGAAGGGAGACTGGAGgggtatagcaaaaaatttcgttACTACCAGGACACCAACTCAAGTGGCGAGTCATGCTCAGAAATATTTTCTGAGACAAACTAATCCTAACAAGAAGAAGCGAAGGTCTAGCCTTTTCGATATGATGGCAAGCGATTTG TCACCAGCACCAAATTGCCCCATCTTACCACCAACAATGGCAAAATACCATGAGATGGTAGCTATGACTAAACAACTCCAGAATAGTAGCTTG GAAGGAATCTCATCTTCAAACGCAGCTCCACAAGTTTCAAGAGATCTTCCTCCCCCAGTCCCCTCTTTTAAGGCAACAAATGTAGATACAAGCTTCAGCAAAATGAACCACATG GGATGCTTCTCGCGGATACCTGTGCTGTTCAGGCCAGTTCCAGTAGTCGCTGAAGGGACACTTCCATCACCTCCTGCGAGTGCCAGCATAACTGCTCCGATATTTCAAGCTAACCCGACTTTATGTACTAGCGTGTTCCTGATCCCGCGAAGTGATCCGCAGGCAGAGCGCCCAGCAGAGAACAAGGATCTGGAGCTGACAGTCGGCCCACCCTCCCaacagaacatgaccaacatttcTTCGCAGAACGCGGTAGGCGTGATCCAAGTTGTTTAA
- the LOC124686738 gene encoding transcription factor MYBS3-like isoform X2, with protein MPQDSRPPGMRLFGVTIAPAPALQSDHPDRDPSPNPPVAVREDVMRKCKSMGNLAALASGSGDVGGAGDGYLSDGGLLQSSGKRRRAQDRKKAVPWTEEEHRTFLAGLEKLGKGDWRGIAKNFVTTRTPTQVASHAQKYFLRQTNPNKKKRRSSLFDMMASDLSPAPNCPILPPTMAKYHEMVAMTKQLQNSSLEGISSSNAAPQVSRDLPPPVPSFKATNVDTSFSKMNHMASSSSR; from the exons ATGCCTCAAGATTCGCGCCCACCCGGGATGCGCCTCTTCGGCGTCACCattgcgccggcgccggcgctgcaGTCGGATCACCCCGACCGGGATCCGAGCCCCAACCCACCGGTGGCGGTGAGGGAGGACGTGATGCGCAAGTGCAAGAGCATGGGCAACCTGGCCGCCCTCGCCTCCGGCTCCGGGGACGTTGGGGGCGCCGGCGACGGGTACCTCTCCGACGGCGGGCTGCTTCAGTCATCCGGCAAGCGGCGGAGGGCGCAGGATAGGAAGAAAG CTGTTCCTTGGACTGAAGAAGAGCATAGGACATTTCTTGCTGGTCTTGAGAAGCTAGGGAAGGGAGACTGGAGgggtatagcaaaaaatttcgttACTACCAGGACACCAACTCAAGTGGCGAGTCATGCTCAGAAATATTTTCTGAGACAAACTAATCCTAACAAGAAGAAGCGAAGGTCTAGCCTTTTCGATATGATGGCAAGCGATTTG TCACCAGCACCAAATTGCCCCATCTTACCACCAACAATGGCAAAATACCATGAGATGGTAGCTATGACTAAACAACTCCAGAATAGTAGCTTG GAAGGAATCTCATCTTCAAACGCAGCTCCACAAGTTTCAAGAGATCTTCCTCCCCCAGTCCCCTCTTTTAAGGCAACAAATGTAGATACAAGCTTCAGCAAAATGAACCACATG GCCAGTTCCAGTAGTCGCTGA
- the LOC124686738 gene encoding transcription factor MYBS3-like isoform X3 → MPQDSRPPGMRLFGVTIAPAPALQSDHPDRDPSPNPPVAVREDVMRKCKSMGNLAALASGSGDVGGAGDGYLSDGGLLQSSGKRRRAQDRKKAVPWTEEEHRTFLAGLEKLGKGDWRGIAKNFVTTRTPTQVASHAQKYFLRQTNPNKKKRRSSLFDMMASDLSPAPNCPILPPTMAKYHEMVAMTKQLQNSSLEGISSSNAAPQVSRDLPPPVPSFKATNVDTSFSKMNHMSLLR, encoded by the exons ATGCCTCAAGATTCGCGCCCACCCGGGATGCGCCTCTTCGGCGTCACCattgcgccggcgccggcgctgcaGTCGGATCACCCCGACCGGGATCCGAGCCCCAACCCACCGGTGGCGGTGAGGGAGGACGTGATGCGCAAGTGCAAGAGCATGGGCAACCTGGCCGCCCTCGCCTCCGGCTCCGGGGACGTTGGGGGCGCCGGCGACGGGTACCTCTCCGACGGCGGGCTGCTTCAGTCATCCGGCAAGCGGCGGAGGGCGCAGGATAGGAAGAAAG CTGTTCCTTGGACTGAAGAAGAGCATAGGACATTTCTTGCTGGTCTTGAGAAGCTAGGGAAGGGAGACTGGAGgggtatagcaaaaaatttcgttACTACCAGGACACCAACTCAAGTGGCGAGTCATGCTCAGAAATATTTTCTGAGACAAACTAATCCTAACAAGAAGAAGCGAAGGTCTAGCCTTTTCGATATGATGGCAAGCGATTTG TCACCAGCACCAAATTGCCCCATCTTACCACCAACAATGGCAAAATACCATGAGATGGTAGCTATGACTAAACAACTCCAGAATAGTAGCTTG GAAGGAATCTCATCTTCAAACGCAGCTCCACAAGTTTCAAGAGATCTTCCTCCCCCAGTCCCCTCTTTTAAGGCAACAAATGTAGATACAAGCTTCAGCAAAATGAACCACATG AGTCTTTTGCGATGA